Proteins from a genomic interval of Brienomyrus brachyistius isolate T26 unplaced genomic scaffold, BBRACH_0.4 scaffold476, whole genome shotgun sequence:
- the LOC125729092 gene encoding Krueppel-like factor 11, with protein MLTYTTRQNLNTEETSRMELTNICTSALERQRHDSKQSSSCTLAYHDLEAAEALVSMSSLGQRSDKPRPLTPTSDSCDSLLHPDPTDHTRDFISLSSLCMTPPHSPKFADSSIATTVMYATASPVMSSDPRPALPRTRLGSPVSQGGTPPPCRAMATSVIRHTADTSPAQQAPPAPPAAPSSGRPPHEPSLVRPATPSTNSICAALTKTCRDVVVVPTPASLSPSAVASSPVFCQMFPVGGQPGMISALIQTPVRTQTPGPSPFTQPILVGSPVAQGTVMFVVPQSPVPPPSQCPPTVVTLGNTKLLPLAPAPVYVPSGQSGSTMPHADFSRRRNYVCSFPGCRKTYFKSSHLKAHLRTHTGEKPFSCNWDGCEKRFARSDELSRHRRTHTGEKKFACPVCDRRFMRSDHLTKHTRRHASTKKTSAWQPGVQDHKMTEAVKGKTGTPASRAAVSRTDALPPTPN; from the exons ATGCTCACTTATACCACGCGGCAGAACTTAAATACTGAAGAGACGAGCAGG ATGGAGTTGACAAACATCTGCACATCAGCCTTGGAGCGACAGAGACATGACAGCAAGCAGTCTAGCAGTTGCACGCTGGCGTACCATGACCTGGAGGCCGCAGAGGCCTTGGTGAGCATGAGCTCACtgggtcagaggtcagacaAGCCACGACCGCTCACACCCACCTCAGACTCCTGCGACTCCCTCCTGCACCCGGATCCTACCGACCACACCAGAGACTTCATTTCTCTATCATCGCTG TGCATGACCCCCCCTCACAGCCCCAAATTTGCTGACTCTTCCATTGCCACCACGGTCATGTATGCCACTGCCTCCCCTGTCATGAGCTCGGACCCAAGACCTGCCTTACCCCGGACCAGGCTGGGCTCCCCTGTCTCTCAGGGAGGCACCCCCCCGCCATGCAGGGCCATGGCGACCAGCGTCATCCGCCACACCGCCGACACGTCCCCTGCCCAGCAGGCCCCACCAGCTCCCCCTGCAGCCCCAAGCAGTGGGCGCCCTCCCCATGAGCCTTCTCTGGTGCGGCCTGCCACTCCAAGCACCAACAGCATTTGTGCAGCCCTGACCAAGACATGCCGGGATGTCGTGGTGGTACCCACTCCAGCCTCCCTGTCCCCATCTGCTGTTGCCAGTTCCCCTGTGTTCTGCCAAATGTTTCCTGTGGGTGGGCAGCCTGGAATGATTTCAGCTCTCATCCAGACCCCTGTACGGACACAGACACCTGGGCCCTCCCCCTTCACCCAGCCCATTCTGGTAGGCTCCCCCGTAGCCCAAGGTACAGTCATGTTTGTGGTACCTCAGTCCCCAGTGCCCCCGCCATCCCAGTGTCCCCCCACTGTAGTGACCCTTGGCAACACCAAGCTGTTGCCCCTGGCCCCCGCCCCAGTCTACGTGCCCTCGGGACAGAGCGGGAGCACAATGCCTCATGCTGACTTCTCCCGCCGACGGAACTACGTCTGCAGCTTTCCAGGCTGCAGGAAAACATACTTTAAGAGCTCTCACCTGAAAGCCCATCTCCGAACGCACACAG GTGAAAAGCCATTCAGCTGTAACTGGGATGGCTGCGAGAAGAGGTTTGCCCGTTCTGACGAGCTCTCACGGCACCGGCGTACACACACCGGCGAGAAGAAATTCGCCTGTCCCGTGTGCGATCGGCGTTTCATGCGGAGCGATCATCTGACCAAGCACACTAGACGGCACGCATCTACCAAAAAGACCTCTGCCTGGCAGCCAGGGGTGCAGGACCATAAAATGACAGAGGCAGTCAAGGGAAAGACAGGCACGCCTGCCTCCCGTGCTGCAGTTTCCCGCACTGATGCGTTACCACCAACTCCAAACTAG
- the LOC125729093 gene encoding ribonucleoside-diphosphate reductase subunit M2 has translation MSARSPLSSKSENSIITKMDRVYLTDKENTPPSLNATRVLASKTARKIFDTEMKPGTARKPGVEDEPLLRENPRRFVIFPIQYHDIWQMYKKAEASFWTAEEVDLSKDLQHWESLKDDERYFISHVLAFFAASDGIVNENLVERFSQEVQVTEARCFYGFQIAMENIHSEMYSLLIDTYIKDPAEREYLFNAIETMPCVKKKADWALNWIGNRDAQYGERVVAFAAVEGIFFSGSFAAIFWLKKRGLMPGLTFSNELISRDEGLHCDFACLMFKHLVNKPSKEKVKQIITDAVEIEQEFLTKALPVNLIGMNCTLMTQYIEFVADRLMLELGFSKIYKAENPFDFMENISLEGKTNFFEKRVGEYQRMGVMSGPTDNTFRLDADF, from the exons ATGTCTGCTCGCAGCCCTCTTTCAAGCAAAAGCGAAAATTCCATCATTACCAAAATGGACCGTGTTTACCTGACTGACAAAGAAAACACG CCCCCAAGCTTAAATGCTACCCGAGTTCTGGCATCCAAGACCGCGCGAAAGATATTCGATACAGAG ATGAAGCCTGGAACGGCCAGGAAACCAGGCGTCGAGGATGAGCCGCTGCTAAGAGAGAATCCCCGTCGATTTGTCATTTTCCCCATCCAATATCACGACATCTGGCAGATGTACAAGAAGGCAGAGGCTTCTTTCTGGACTGCAGAGGAG GTTGACCTCTCCAAAGACTTGCAACACTGGGAATCCCTAAAAGATGACGAGAGATACTTCATCTCTCACGTTCTGGCATTCTTTGCTGCCAGTGATGGCATCGTAAATGAGAATTTG GTGGAACGCTTCAGCCAGGAAGTCCAGGTGACTGAAGCTCGTTGTTTCTACGGTTTTCAAATTGCCATGGAGAACATTCATTCAGAAATGTACAGCCTGCTCATTGACACATACATCAAGGATCCCGCTGAAAG GGAGTACCTCTTTAATGCAATTGAGACAATGCCTTGTGTGAAGAAGAAGGCGGACTGGGCTCTGAACTGGATTGGAAACAGGGATGCTCAGTATG GGGAACGTGTAGTGGCATTCGCTGCTGTGGAAGGAATCTTCTTCTCTGGGTCTTTTGCTGCCATCTTTTGGTTGAAGAAGAGGGGTCTAATGCCTGGCCTCACATTCTCCAATGAGCTGATCAGCAGGGATGAG ggtcTTCATTGTGACTTTGCTTGCCTGATGTTCAAGCACTTGGTGAACAAGCCTTCCAAAGAAAAGGTTAAACAGATTATCACAGACGCTGTTGAAATTGAGCAG GAGTTCCTCACAAAGGCTCTCCCGGTGAATCTGATTGGCATGAATTGCACCCTCATGACACAGTACATCGAGTTTGTTGCTGACAGATTGATGCTTGAACTAGGCTTTAGCAAG ATCTACAAGGCGGAGAACCCCTTTGATTTTATGGAGAACATTTCTctggagggaaagacaaactTCTTTGAGAAGAGGGTTGGCGAGTACCAGCGAATGGGAGTCATGTCTGGGCCAACTGATAACACATTCCGCCTGGATGCAGACTTCTGA